In Nitrosococcus oceani ATCC 19707, the following proteins share a genomic window:
- a CDS encoding c-type cytochrome, with translation MGRLRTVIARLKSLDWRRQWPIIAVFLVVLALGGLLIAVAGIIPIKASSGHWAITDFLLHFAMERSVATHSLNIQAPALAKTHLILRGAGHYETDCRFCHGSPRLHHPPIAQQMTPPPPYLPETVSKWEDRELFYIIKHGVKFTGMPAWPALQRDDEVWAMVAFLRVLPEMDGEEYEKLVWGEIPASPEAEEAPPAVAKSCGRCHGVEGLGRGVGAFPRLAGQNAAYLYASLEAYGQGERHSGMMEPIAAELNPEEIKALARYYGGLTPYQPPLPQPGESAAIERGEAIAKEGNQRIASCADCHGPSGIPRNPDYPLLAGQYAEYIILQLELLAEEKRGGTPYIHLMDPIAHRLSQQQREDVARYYASLPPSGSVDPAERAP, from the coding sequence ATGGGGCGATTGCGTACCGTTATTGCTCGCCTGAAAAGCCTCGATTGGCGTCGGCAATGGCCCATAATCGCTGTTTTTCTGGTAGTGCTTGCCCTGGGAGGATTGCTGATAGCGGTTGCCGGCATTATTCCTATCAAGGCCAGCTCCGGCCACTGGGCCATTACCGATTTTCTGCTTCACTTTGCCATGGAGCGCTCCGTGGCGACCCATAGCTTGAATATCCAGGCGCCGGCGCTGGCCAAGACTCACCTGATATTGCGGGGGGCGGGTCATTATGAAACCGATTGCCGCTTCTGCCATGGCAGTCCACGCTTGCACCATCCTCCCATTGCCCAGCAGATGACCCCCCCACCGCCTTATTTGCCTGAAACCGTTTCTAAATGGGAGGACCGGGAACTATTTTATATCATCAAGCACGGCGTTAAATTCACCGGGATGCCCGCTTGGCCAGCCCTCCAGCGGGACGATGAGGTGTGGGCCATGGTGGCGTTCCTGCGGGTATTGCCAGAAATGGATGGAGAGGAATACGAAAAACTGGTTTGGGGGGAGATTCCGGCTTCCCCGGAGGCAGAAGAGGCGCCGCCGGCGGTGGCGAAAAGTTGCGGCCGTTGTCACGGCGTGGAGGGCCTGGGGCGCGGAGTGGGGGCGTTTCCCCGTCTGGCGGGGCAAAATGCGGCCTATCTGTATGCCTCCCTGGAGGCTTACGGGCAAGGAGAACGCCATAGCGGGATGATGGAACCTATCGCCGCGGAATTGAATCCAGAAGAAATAAAAGCCCTTGCCCGTTACTACGGCGGGTTAACCCCCTATCAGCCGCCCTTGCCCCAACCTGGGGAAAGCGCGGCCATTGAGCGGGGTGAGGCCATTGCCAAGGAGGGTAACCAGCGGATCGCCTCCTGCGCCGATTGCCACGGTCCTAGCGGTATTCCCCGCAATCCCGACTACCCCCTCCTGGCCGGTCAGTACGCCGAGTATATTATTTTGCAGCTTGAACTTTTGGCGGAGGAAAAGCGGGGCGGAACCCCCTACATTCACCTCATGGACCCCATCGCCCACCGGTTGAGCCAGCAGCAAAGGGAGGATGTGGCCCGGTATTATGCTTCCCTGCCCCCCTCCGGTTCGGTTGATCCGGCGGAGAGGGCACCTTAG
- a CDS encoding integrin alpha, translating into MTCNRSSRISSFPQPHALSLAVRQALTPRHASFWAGGVLIAGLSMGVQAQTLTLSDLDGHNGFVIHGASLNSSPGIAVSGVGDVNGDGIDDLIIGIPGADSGNGFSGASYVVFGSSGGLGPSLELSSLDGSNGFAIKGVGAFDNAGIAVSGVGDVNGDGIDDLIVGAPGVDSNGSGSGAGYVVFGSSGGFGPSLELSSLDGSNGFAINGAGAFENAGISVSGAGDVNGDGLSDLIMGAYGASPNGSGSGAGYVVFGSSGGFGPSLELSGLDGSNGFAINGVGAFDSAGISVSGAGDVNGDGIDDLIVGAPDAYTNSGTSGAGYVVFGSRRGFAPSLELLNLNGNNGFAINGVDIFDNAGISVSGMGDINGDGLGDLIVGAYGAGPNGRASGASYVVFGSRSGFAPSLELSSLNGSNGFAIVGANPRDASGISVSGVGDVSGDGLNDFLIGAPGAAPNGNFSGASYVVFGNSVGFGTSLELADLDGNNGFVINGANAGEASGFSVSGAGDVDGDGADDFIIGAYRSGTSYVVFGTSATDIAQSMLMEVSNIVSDLPAESFSGPESLDKINNKMSKAADESQREGVLFFVEKLIRGNDGCALRGAPDPLGDLEKEDWIMNCDDQTRVYDKLIEARDILTPLF; encoded by the coding sequence ATGACCTGTAACAGATCTTCTCGAATTTCCTCCTTTCCCCAACCCCACGCACTGAGCTTGGCTGTTCGCCAGGCGCTGACGCCACGCCATGCCAGCTTTTGGGCGGGAGGCGTACTGATCGCCGGGCTGAGTATGGGCGTTCAGGCCCAGACTCTGACGTTGTCAGATTTGGACGGACACAATGGCTTCGTTATCCATGGCGCCAGTCTGAATAGCTCACCCGGTATTGCGGTGAGCGGAGTGGGAGATGTCAATGGCGATGGGATCGATGATCTCATCATCGGGATTCCTGGCGCTGATTCCGGCAACGGTTTTTCGGGCGCCAGCTACGTAGTCTTTGGGAGTAGCGGTGGTTTGGGCCCTAGTCTGGAACTGTCGAGCCTGGATGGAAGTAACGGTTTTGCGATCAAGGGCGTTGGCGCTTTTGACAATGCCGGCATTGCGGTGAGCGGAGTGGGAGATGTCAATGGGGATGGGATCGATGATCTCATTGTGGGGGCCCCTGGAGTCGATTCTAACGGCAGCGGTTCGGGCGCGGGCTATGTGGTTTTTGGAAGTAGCGGTGGTTTTGGCCCTAGTCTGGAACTGTCGAGCTTGGATGGGAGTAATGGTTTTGCGATCAATGGCGCCGGGGCTTTTGAGAACGCCGGTATTTCGGTGAGTGGGGCAGGGGATGTCAATGGCGATGGCCTGAGTGATCTTATTATGGGCGCCTACGGCGCCAGCCCTAACGGCAGCGGCTCGGGCGCGGGCTATGTGGTCTTTGGAAGTAGCGGTGGTTTTGGTCCTAGCCTGGAATTGTCGGGTTTGGATGGAAGCAACGGCTTTGCTATTAATGGTGTTGGCGCCTTTGATAGTGCCGGTATTTCGGTGAGTGGGGCGGGAGATGTCAATGGCGACGGGATCGATGATCTCATTGTGGGGGCCCCTGACGCCTATACTAACAGCGGCACCTCGGGCGCGGGCTATGTGGTGTTTGGAAGCCGCAGGGGTTTTGCTCCTAGCCTGGAGTTATTGAACCTAAACGGGAACAACGGCTTTGCTATTAACGGCGTTGATATCTTTGACAACGCCGGCATTTCGGTGAGCGGGATGGGGGATATCAACGGCGATGGTCTGGGCGATCTGATTGTCGGCGCCTATGGCGCTGGCCCTAATGGTAGGGCCTCAGGCGCGAGCTATGTAGTATTTGGAAGCCGCAGCGGTTTTGCTCCTAGCCTGGAGTTGTCGAGTCTGAATGGAAGCAACGGCTTTGCCATTGTTGGCGCTAATCCCCGCGACGCATCGGGCATTTCGGTGAGCGGGGTGGGGGATGTTAGTGGCGACGGCCTTAACGATTTCCTCATTGGCGCTCCGGGCGCCGCGCCTAACGGCAATTTTTCGGGCGCCAGCTACGTGGTGTTTGGAAACAGCGTTGGTTTCGGCACCAGCCTGGAACTGGCGGATTTGGACGGGAACAATGGCTTTGTGATTAATGGCGCGAATGCTGGTGAAGCGTCCGGCTTCTCGGTAAGCGGAGCGGGGGATGTGGATGGCGATGGTGCTGATGATTTCATCATCGGAGCCTACCGTTCGGGTACGAGCTATGTGGTCTTTGGCACGAGCGCCACGGATATTGCCCAATCGATGCTGATGGAAGTCAGCAATATCGTTTCGGACCTGCCAGCGGAAAGTTTCAGCGGGCCGGAAAGCCTGGATAAGATTAACAATAAGATGTCCAAGGCTGCCGATGAGAGCCAGCGCGAGGGGGTCCTGTTTTTCGTGGAGAAACTCATTAGAGGGAACGACGGTTGTGCGCTGCGTGGAGCGCCTGATCCTTTGGGCGATCTTGAGAAGGAAGATTGGATTATGAACTGCGATGACCAGACTCGGGTCTATGACAAGCTGATCGAGGCCCGGGATATTCTCACACCTTTGTTCTAG
- a CDS encoding sensor histidine kinase, whose product MSTHTLWKRFALVFFPLAGLTTLSFISLYQAEFKTLRALTELSEKDSLQLLREEIRDEFDAIQATLLFLSRHQALKDLLAGSESEQRLAQDYVVLLGSRERYDQIRLLDLQGKEWVRVNFNGGQPSIVPPEGLQNKKARGYFQKALQLQPGEIYLSPLNLNTERGIIEQPLKPTIQAITPIFDEQRRKQGILVLNYRGIHLLDKLHAAAQNTKKALWLVRGSGLWLWESGAGQKQGVIYLEKGKQAFAVAYPDLWALIQNNDEGQFYAHKDLFTYTTITPTAKTFPPIAKLHSSIHWKLISQQSFPVLSTMISTSRIQRLILLYGIFLTVFIIVAWRLAYVHQRRERDTQAVRLSELRFRGLFEAVPDGIVMTDSNGQILLVNKQAEKIFGYSREELAGQKIEILLPEQHRKAHVIYRQGYTRDAITRPMGVGLDLYGRRKDGTEFPAEISLSPLNKKEVDFSIISTIRDISERRKTEKKVKELNRKLQQNVTELSTLNGELEAFSYSVSHDLRAPLRSIDGFSQALLEDYEDKLDSEGQDYLQRVRAATQRMGKLIDDLLQLSRISRVEMIPQKVDLSCLAQAIVTTLRAEEPQRQVEFCIEQGLTASGDSHLLQILLDNLLGNAWKFTAHQPQAQITLGMLAKEGKPVFFVQDNGAGFDMRYIDKLFDPFQRLHGASEYPGTGIGLATARRIVHRHGGRIWAEGQINQGATFYFTL is encoded by the coding sequence GACCGAGCTTAGCGAGAAAGATTCTCTGCAATTACTCAGGGAGGAAATCCGTGATGAATTTGACGCCATTCAGGCCACCCTCCTATTTTTGTCGCGGCACCAAGCCCTCAAGGATCTTTTGGCAGGGAGTGAATCGGAGCAACGACTGGCCCAAGATTACGTGGTCTTATTGGGAAGCAGAGAGCGCTATGACCAGATCCGTCTGCTTGATTTACAGGGCAAGGAATGGGTTCGGGTAAACTTTAATGGAGGCCAGCCAAGCATCGTTCCCCCAGAGGGATTACAGAACAAGAAAGCCCGCGGCTACTTCCAAAAAGCCTTGCAGCTTCAACCAGGAGAAATTTACCTTTCTCCGCTTAACCTTAATACCGAGAGGGGCATCATCGAGCAGCCCCTAAAGCCAACCATTCAGGCTATCACGCCGATCTTCGATGAGCAACGACGTAAGCAGGGAATACTGGTGCTGAATTACCGAGGCATCCACCTTTTGGATAAACTTCACGCAGCCGCACAAAATACTAAAAAAGCACTTTGGTTAGTCAGGGGAAGTGGCCTTTGGCTTTGGGAGTCCGGCGCCGGGCAGAAGCAAGGAGTGATCTATCTCGAAAAAGGCAAGCAAGCATTCGCGGTTGCTTATCCTGATCTCTGGGCGCTAATCCAGAACAATGACGAAGGTCAATTCTATGCCCATAAGGATCTCTTTACTTATACCACCATCACCCCCACGGCAAAAACTTTCCCCCCCATAGCAAAACTTCATTCCTCTATCCACTGGAAGCTGATCTCCCAGCAGTCCTTTCCTGTCCTATCTACGATGATATCAACGAGCCGCATTCAGCGACTGATACTTCTCTATGGTATCTTTCTTACTGTCTTTATAATCGTAGCCTGGCGGCTGGCCTACGTACATCAACGCCGCGAAAGAGATACCCAGGCGGTGCGTCTCAGCGAGCTTCGCTTCCGGGGTCTTTTTGAGGCGGTGCCCGATGGTATCGTGATGACTGATTCCAACGGCCAAATTCTCCTCGTGAACAAACAAGCAGAAAAAATATTTGGCTATTCCCGGGAGGAATTAGCGGGGCAAAAAATAGAAATCCTACTGCCAGAGCAACATCGCAAAGCTCACGTTATCTATCGCCAAGGTTATACTCGGGATGCCATTACGCGGCCAATGGGAGTTGGATTGGATCTTTACGGACGGCGCAAGGACGGTACCGAATTTCCAGCGGAAATTAGTTTAAGCCCCCTTAATAAAAAAGAAGTGGATTTCTCTATTATCAGCACCATACGCGATATCAGTGAGCGAAGAAAAACTGAAAAAAAAGTTAAAGAATTGAACCGGAAACTGCAACAAAATGTGACCGAGCTGAGCACGTTAAACGGAGAATTGGAAGCCTTCAGCTATTCAGTTTCCCATGATCTACGGGCGCCCTTGCGCAGTATCGATGGTTTCAGCCAAGCCCTGCTAGAGGATTATGAAGATAAACTTGATAGCGAAGGGCAAGACTATTTACAGCGGGTACGCGCAGCAACTCAGCGAATGGGAAAGCTTATCGATGATTTACTGCAACTCTCCCGTATTAGCCGGGTGGAGATGATACCCCAGAAGGTAGACCTTAGCTGCTTGGCGCAAGCAATTGTCACGACTCTACGGGCCGAGGAACCTCAACGGCAGGTTGAGTTTTGTATCGAGCAGGGTCTTACCGCCTCAGGCGATTCGCACTTGCTTCAAATTCTGCTTGACAACTTGCTCGGCAATGCCTGGAAATTCACTGCTCATCAGCCCCAGGCCCAGATCACGCTGGGAATGCTAGCGAAAGAAGGCAAGCCTGTTTTCTTTGTCCAGGACAATGGCGCTGGCTTTGATATGCGTTATATTGACAAACTATTCGATCCCTTCCAACGACTACACGGCGCCAGCGAATATCCTGGAACCGGGATAGGACTGGCTACCGCGCGGCGCATTGTCCACCGCCATGGAGGGCGAATTTGGGCGGAAGGACAAATTAACCAAGGGGCCACTTTTTATTTTACGCTTTAA
- a CDS encoding putative bifunctional diguanylate cyclase/phosphodiesterase: MKRHQHRGINKMRGLRVLIVEDSEDDALLLERHLRRGDYQPFVKRVETRETMLAALQTQPWDIILSDHSLPHFGSMDALTLLQKESIDIPFIMVSGTVGEDRAVEIMKAGAHDYIMKDNLRRLVPAVERELREANIRRQRQAVENERARLSSILEATPDLVAIMDLEGRIHYMNQAGRQWLGFIKKNHYAGASLLAHYPLWTASLIRDTAIPAALREGVWEGEAVILNPSGGEIPVSQVILSHRNALNQVEFLSTIARDISERKHYEQELQYRVTHDTLTHLPNRILLRDRLIQVLAHAKRNQRLTAVLFLDVDNFKQINDGLGHLTGDKCLRTLAHHLAGCIRESDTLGRYGGDEFLIILSDLRSYSDVETLIKKIRATVSQPLKLNNNDVFITLSIGVSLYPQDGDDEEALLKTADAAMHTAKHSSPGQCRYYRPEMNVRGSELLALETDLHRALEREEFVLYYQPQLDVTTGQITAVEALIRWQHPNRGLVSPRDFIPLLEQTGLIEEVGKWGLNTACRQAKAWHSQGYPIRMAVNCSARQFQQHFLDIVHQILQKQSLDPAYLELEVTESVVMQDTQSATYILQRLKEMGVTLAIDDFGTGYSSLAYLKRFPIHSLKIDCSFVRDVTKNEEDAAIAETILLLGNSLGLEVVAEGVETEAQMRFFQDRHCHRIQGYWIGRPMPAKDLFPLITGRNNP, translated from the coding sequence ATGAAGCGCCACCAGCACCGCGGAATTAACAAAATGCGGGGGCTGCGAGTATTAATCGTGGAAGATTCTGAAGATGACGCTCTCCTCCTGGAGCGCCACCTTCGGCGCGGTGACTACCAGCCTTTCGTTAAACGGGTCGAAACCCGGGAAACTATGCTCGCAGCACTCCAAACCCAGCCCTGGGACATTATACTCTCAGATCACAGCCTACCTCATTTTGGCTCCATGGACGCCTTGACTTTGCTGCAAAAAGAAAGCATTGATATACCTTTTATCATGGTCTCTGGCACAGTAGGGGAGGATCGCGCCGTTGAAATCATGAAGGCTGGCGCCCACGACTATATCATGAAGGATAATTTGCGCCGCCTGGTTCCCGCAGTAGAGCGGGAATTACGCGAGGCCAACATCCGGCGGCAGCGCCAAGCCGTGGAAAACGAGCGCGCCCGTCTAAGCTCCATCCTGGAAGCTACCCCCGATCTGGTGGCCATCATGGACCTTGAAGGCCGTATTCACTATATGAACCAGGCGGGCCGCCAGTGGCTCGGCTTTATTAAAAAAAACCATTATGCCGGAGCGTCACTGCTCGCGCATTATCCCTTATGGACAGCCTCCCTGATACGGGACACGGCAATCCCCGCCGCTTTACGGGAAGGAGTCTGGGAAGGAGAAGCTGTTATTTTGAATCCCAGTGGCGGAGAAATTCCGGTCTCCCAAGTGATCCTTTCCCATCGAAATGCCCTTAACCAAGTTGAGTTCCTCTCCACCATTGCCCGGGATATCAGCGAACGTAAGCACTATGAGCAAGAATTACAATACCGGGTTACCCACGATACCCTCACCCACCTCCCCAACCGGATTTTGCTCCGGGACCGGCTGATTCAAGTCCTAGCCCACGCTAAACGCAATCAGCGCCTGACCGCGGTCCTGTTTCTGGATGTGGACAATTTTAAACAAATCAACGACGGTTTGGGGCACTTAACCGGAGATAAGTGCCTACGTACCCTTGCGCACCATCTGGCAGGCTGTATTCGTGAGAGTGACACCCTCGGGCGCTATGGAGGCGATGAGTTTCTAATTATTCTCAGTGACTTACGTAGTTACTCTGATGTAGAAACCCTTATAAAAAAAATTCGCGCCACCGTGAGCCAGCCCCTCAAGCTTAATAATAATGATGTCTTTATCACCTTGAGCATCGGCGTTTCCCTTTATCCCCAGGATGGTGATGATGAGGAAGCACTATTAAAAACTGCCGATGCCGCTATGCACACCGCTAAGCATAGTAGTCCGGGGCAATGCCGATACTATCGCCCTGAGATGAATGTTCGAGGAAGTGAATTACTCGCCCTGGAGACGGATCTCCACCGTGCCTTGGAACGAGAAGAATTTGTCCTTTATTATCAACCGCAATTAGACGTTACGACTGGCCAGATCACCGCAGTAGAAGCATTGATACGTTGGCAGCATCCTAACCGCGGATTGGTTTCTCCTAGAGACTTCATTCCGCTGCTGGAACAAACCGGCCTTATCGAAGAGGTGGGTAAGTGGGGGCTAAACACGGCTTGTAGACAAGCTAAAGCCTGGCATTCACAAGGCTATCCCATCCGCATGGCGGTTAATTGTTCTGCCCGCCAGTTTCAACAGCATTTTCTGGATATCGTACATCAAATTCTCCAGAAACAGTCATTAGACCCCGCCTACCTTGAACTTGAAGTCACAGAAAGCGTCGTGATGCAAGATACGCAATCGGCAACCTATATTTTACAACGCCTCAAGGAAATGGGCGTCACCTTAGCCATTGACGATTTTGGTACCGGTTATTCATCGCTTGCTTATCTTAAACGTTTCCCTATCCATAGCCTGAAAATTGACTGCTCATTCGTCCGCGACGTCACTAAAAATGAAGAAGATGCGGCCATTGCCGAAACGATTTTGCTGCTCGGAAACAGTTTGGGACTCGAAGTGGTGGCCGAAGGCGTAGAAACAGAAGCCCAAATGCGGTTCTTTCAAGACCGCCACTGCCATCGCATCCAAGGCTATTGGATCGGGCGGCCCATGCCTGCTAAAGATCTTTTCCCGTTAATTACTGGCAGAAATAACCCCTAG
- a CDS encoding alpha/beta fold hydrolase, producing the protein MQLYSRTQGKGPSLIILHGLFGSMDNWRSLVPKFARQFQVTTVDLPNHGRSPHKKMFSYPALARDLAHFMDQQGVGAAALLGHSLGGKVAMQCALDFPERITRLVVVDIAPRFYPPEHLFIFEALGELNLSVYGSRREVDRALARSLPNAALRQFLLMNLDKAKKGYRWRINLEGLRQNYHAICAAVHGTESYSQPTLFVKGECSDYLQKSDEQELKTLFPAAEVISIPDTGHWVQADAPEVFINVVLEFLGGRSASSSSSNLLD; encoded by the coding sequence ATGCAGCTTTATTCCCGGACTCAGGGTAAAGGCCCCTCTCTTATCATCTTGCATGGTTTATTCGGTTCTATGGATAATTGGCGGAGCTTAGTTCCTAAGTTCGCCCGCCAATTTCAAGTGACTACTGTGGATCTTCCTAACCATGGTCGTTCGCCCCATAAAAAAATGTTTAGTTATCCTGCTTTGGCAAGAGATCTAGCTCATTTTATGGATCAGCAAGGAGTCGGCGCGGCTGCTCTGCTGGGTCATTCTCTAGGCGGCAAGGTGGCGATGCAGTGTGCTTTGGATTTTCCGGAGCGGATCACTCGGCTTGTGGTAGTAGATATTGCGCCGCGGTTCTATCCTCCAGAGCATCTCTTTATTTTTGAAGCCCTCGGGGAATTAAATCTTTCTGTTTATGGGAGCCGCCGGGAGGTCGATAGGGCCTTGGCAAGGTCGCTCCCTAATGCCGCTTTGCGGCAGTTTCTGCTGATGAATTTGGATAAAGCGAAAAAGGGGTACCGTTGGCGTATTAATTTAGAGGGCTTACGCCAGAATTATCATGCCATCTGTGCTGCTGTGCATGGGACGGAATCATATTCTCAGCCTACCTTATTTGTAAAAGGAGAATGCTCTGATTACCTGCAAAAAAGCGATGAACAAGAGCTTAAAACGCTGTTTCCCGCCGCGGAAGTTATTTCTATTCCCGATACGGGGCACTGGGTGCAGGCCGATGCACCGGAAGTATTTATCAATGTGGTTTTAGAATTTCTTGGAGGAAGAAGCGCTTCCTCTTCTTCATCGAACCTTTTAGATTGA
- a CDS encoding response regulator — protein sequence MGNDKDILLVEDNPDDETLTLRALKKNNVTNRIVVARDGVEALDWLFGTGQHAGRNSSLLPQAILLDLKLPKIDGLQVLQQIRANSLTRLLPVIILTASDEETDIVNSYSQGANSYIRKPVAFDKFVQAVQQLGLYWLVLNEAPPAPRN from the coding sequence ATGGGGAACGATAAAGATATTCTGCTAGTAGAGGACAACCCGGACGATGAGACGCTCACCCTGCGCGCCTTGAAAAAAAACAACGTTACTAATCGAATTGTCGTCGCCCGAGATGGAGTCGAAGCCCTAGATTGGCTCTTTGGCACGGGGCAGCACGCAGGCCGGAACTCCAGCCTACTGCCCCAAGCTATCCTATTGGATTTGAAATTACCCAAGATCGACGGCTTACAAGTATTGCAGCAGATCCGGGCCAATTCCCTCACCCGGCTGCTACCAGTCATTATCCTCACCGCCTCTGATGAGGAGACAGATATTGTCAACTCCTACAGCCAAGGGGCTAACAGTTATATCCGCAAACCAGTAGCGTTTGATAAATTCGTGCAAGCCGTCCAGCAACTGGGTTTGTACTGGTTAGTTTTGAATGAAGCGCCACCAGCACCGCGGAATTAA